One Prunus dulcis chromosome 7, ALMONDv2, whole genome shotgun sequence DNA segment encodes these proteins:
- the LOC117635416 gene encoding uncharacterized acetyltransferase At3g50280-like, translated as MTQIRHISTSTIQPTIENDHLARRIQLTPCDLQLIRIYYNQKGLLFHKPADQEQSNNLVQHLKASLSRTLNIFYPLAGRLAPIENEDNNTTCFFINCNGAGAQFVHATADCVKVADILDPLCIPDEIVYHLFPLNAVRNYEGISKPLLAAQVTQLVDGIFIGCSINHAVVDGTSFWHFFNTWSEISRAGSNNISQPPPFFGRQFFDSVIDLPVQLPFSYGEITRKHVRRSSESLQRVLFHFSKQKVAELKSKANAEIGINNISSLQALMAHLWRAATRSRHLNPDQEVIYRVMVGLRQRLKPPLPEEYLGNAVKAVLVKSTAGELLHHGLGWAALQINEQIASLTADEARKSLDEWVKTPIFVSNISNISTSSALLTGSSPRFNVFGNDFGWGRPLAVRSGAADKTNGRLTVFPGAEEGSIDVEACLFPEALQAMKDDKEFMEVVLHQGWSIDFEGPGKNKS; from the coding sequence aTGACTCAGATTCGGCATATCTCCACAAGTACCATCCAACCAACAATTGAGAATGATCACTTAGCTCGTAGAATTCAGTTAACTCCATGTGATCTGCAGCTCATCCGAATCTATTACAACCAAAAGGGACTTCTTTTCCACAAACCAGCAGATCAAGAACAGAGCAACAACTTGGTACAACACCTAAAAGCCTCCCTTTCCCGCACCTTGAACATCTTCTACCCACTTGCTGGCCGCCTAGCCCCGATCGAAAATGAAGATAACAACACCACATGTTTTTTCATCAACTGTAATGGCGCCGGAGCCCAGTTTGTCCACGCAACTGCTGACTGTGTCAAAGTGGCCGATATCCTTGACCCTCTTTGCATTCCTGATGAAATTGTGTACCACCTCTTTCCCTTGAATGCAGTTCGGAACTATGAAGGCATTTCGAAACCATTGCTTGCGGCGCAAGTAACTCAACTGGTTGATGGCATCTTTATCGGTTGCAGCATAAACCACGCGGTTGTGGATGGTACTTCTTTCTGGCATTTCTTCAATACTTGGTCTGAAATCTCTCGTGCTGGCTCTAATAACATTTCTCAACCTCCTCCCTTTTTTGGTCGCCAATTTTTTGACAGCGTAATTGATCTCCCGGTTCAGTTACCCTTCTCCTATGGTGAAATTACAAGGAAGCATGTTAGGAGGTCTTCAGAGTCATTGCAAAGGGTactctttcatttttcaaaacaaaaggtAGCAGAGCTCAAATCCAAGGCCAATGCTGAGATTGGCATCAATAACATCTCATCCCTCCAAGCCCTCATGGCTCATCTATGGCGGGCTGCAACCCGTAGTAGACATCTCAACCCTGATCAAGAGGTTATTTATCGGGTTATGGTGGGATTGAGGCAAAGATTGAAGCCACCATTGCCAGAAGAATACCTCGGGAATGCGGTTAAAGCGGTTCTTGTCAAGTCCACTGCTGGAGAGCTTCTACATCATGGACTAGGCTGGGCGGCTTTACAAATAAACGAACAGATTGCTTCCCTAACAGCTGACGAAGCGAGGAAGTCCTTGGACGAATGGGTGAAAACCCCAATATTTGTTTCAAATATAAGTAATATTTCAACAAGTTCTGCATTGCTTACAGGAAGCTCGCCGCGGTTTAACGTATTTGGGAATGATTTTGGGTGGGGGAGGCCACTTGCTGTGCGAAGCGGAGCGGCAGACAAAACAAATGGGAGGCTAACAGTGTTTCCTGGGGCTGAAGAAGGAAGTATTGATGTTGAAGCTTGCCTTTTTCCAGAGGCTCTACAAGCTATGAAGGACGACAAAGAGTTTATGGAGGTCGTGCTACATCAGGGCTGGTCTATTGATTTTGAAGGCCCGggcaaaaataaaagttga